The segment CCATAGCCTAGACACTGTGCACCAGGTGGGGCCGATCCTGAGTACCAGCCCAGCCCAACTGACTCTGGATCCTGCATGCCAGCCAGAGGTGACCCTGAGATCCAGCCTGGCCAAGCCGACCCTGGATCCTACACACCAGCCAGAGCTGACCCTGAGCCCCAGGCTAGCTGAGCTGACCCTGGTTTCCACATGCCATTCAGAGATGACCCTCAGTTCTGGTTCAGCTCAGCTGACCCTGGATCATGCACACCAGCCAGAGGAGACCCCAGTCCCCAACCTGGTTGAGctgaccctggagcctgtgcactGCCGACCCGAACTCCTGGATGCCTGTGCCGACCTCATCAACGAGCAGTGGCCCCGCAGCCGTGCCTCCCGCCTCCACTCCTTGGGCCAGTCCTCAGACGCCTTCCCTCTCTGCTTGATGCTGCTAAGCCCCCGACCCACGCCAGAGGCAGCCCCCATTGTGGTGGGCCATGCCCGCCTGTCCCGGGTGCTGGACCGGCCCCAAAGCCTTCTAGTGGAGACCGTGGTGGTGGCCCGGGCACTGAGGGGCCGTGGTTTTGGCCGCCGTCTCATGGAGGGCCTCGAAGCCTTTGCTCGGGCCCGGGGCTTCCGCCGGCTACACCTCACCACCCATGACCAGCTGCACTTTTATGCCCATCTGGGCTACCAGCTGGGTGAGCCAGTGCAGGGCCTGGTCTTCACCAGCCGGCGACTGCCTGCCACCCTGCTCAATGCCTTCCCCAGGGCCCCCTTTCCCCGGTCACCCTGCAAGGTCACCCCTAGCCTGACTGCCCAAGCTGCCCCAAGAGTCCCCAAGGGGTCATCATCActgccaccccctcccctgcctgaACCCCTGACCAGCTTACCCCCACCTCCAGCAGGGCCCCCTCCACAAAGCCTCCTGGAGACACAATACCAAGACCTGAGAGGACGCCCCATATTTTGGATGGAGAAAGACATCTGAGGCTATTCCCAGGGCAAGATGCTGTCTTTCTGGGTCAGTTGACTGCCCACAACAGTAGCAGCTTCAGCCCACTGGCCATCGCTCAGCTTCTAGCCCCTGAGGGCAGCTTCCTGAGGCATGTTTCCTGAGTGCCAGTGGAGATGGCACCATGGCTGTGGCTCAGAGCTCTGTGGCTGAATAAAGGCTTGTTGGGTGTGTCTGTGACAGTGTATTTGTTGACCCCCACCCTCATCTCCCAGTCGTTTCTTAGGTCCGCTATCCCTGCAGGAGCCCCCTAGCGCACCTTGGCCTCAGGGCCATGGATGGAGGGCAAGCCCTTGCTTCTCTCACTCTGCCTGCCTCAGGCGTCAaggtgtttctttctttccacctTCACTCATCACCGTTcgctgagcacctgctgtgtgacaGACCCTGGACTGGACACAGGCAGGGAGGAACTAGACAGATACGGTCTCAGCTCAAGGGATAGGGCAGGCGTAGAGTGACAGGGCCTCTGCTGGGATAGTGGGAGCTCAAATGTCCTCACCGCacttggccagaagatgatgtcataGCAGAGACCTGAGTGCTAAGTAGAAATTAAGTCAGGCAGAGTGGAGGTTGAGTGTTCTTGGGGCAGGAAACAAAATGGGCAGAGGGAAAAATGAGAGCTGAGGGTGGGAGAGGTGTCAGAGGGCACAGCAGTGCCATGGTAGAGATGGACAACACGGGAAGGGAGATGCCCAGGCCAGCTTGGGCTGGGGTTGCTCTGAGAGGTCTACGAGACCCCTTAGGAACCTTGCTTTCCTTACCCCCCTTCCTTgtgaggaggagctggaggagtcTTCCCAGCTTGGTCTGCTGTGGGGAAGGTGTGGCCATGGCCATGGACTCTCAAGCTCATACCTCTTCTCTCCTgcaggtttccatccctggggcaTGACCATGCAGCTAGGCCTGGCCCTGGTGCTAGGGGTGGCCCTGTGCTTGGGGTGTGGCCAATCCCTGCTGCGGGCCCCTGCACGCCCCTTCTCGGTGCTGTGGAACGTCCCTTCAGCACACTGTAAGAACCGCTTTGGCGTGCCCCTGCCACTCGAGGCCCTGGGCATCTCAGCCAACCGTGGCCAGCATTTCCACGGCCAGAATGTCACCATCTTCTACAAGAACCAGCTTGGCTTCTACCCCTACCTTGGGCCAAGGGGCACAGCTCACAATGGGGGCATCCCACAGGCTGTGCCTCTGGGCCGCCACCTGGCGCGGGCTGCTCATCAGATCCGCCGCAGCCTGTGGCCGGGCTTCGCTGGCCTGGCAGTCCTGGACTGGGAGGAGTGGTGTCCACTCTGGGCTGGGAACTGGGGCCGCCGCCAAGTCTATcgggctgcctcctgggcttggGCACAATGGGTATTCCCCAACCTGGATCCCCAGGAGCAGCTCCACAAGGCCCGTGTTGGCTTCGAACAGGCAGCCCGTGCACTGATGGAGGACACGTTGTGGCTTGGCCGGGCACTGCAGCCCCAGGGGCTCTGGGGCTTCTATCGCTTCCCAGCCTGTGGCAATGGCTGGCGTGGTACGGCTTCCAAGTACACAGGCCACTGCCATGCTGCTGCCGTGGCCCGCAACACCCAACTGCGTTGGCTCTGGGCCGCCTCCAGCGCCCTCTTCCCCAGCATATACCTCCCACCCAGGCTACCACCTGCTCACTACCAGGCATTTGTCCGATACCGCCTGGAGGAGGCCTTCCGTGTGGCCGTTGCTGGGcacccacatcccctgcctgtCCTGGCCTATGCCCGCCTCACACACCGGAGCTCTGGGAGGTTCCTGTCCCAGGTGAGTGAAACTGAAATCTACGGGTCTGATGGGGAGGCATGACATTCTCTGAGTGGAGGGGCTGAGAAGCCCCTCAAAGAGGCTCAGGGGCAAGGGGCCCTCCTCTAGAGGTGGAATCAGATCATGGCAGTGAGCCATGAAAGTTCTTgaaggtagctgctgctgctaagtcacttcagtcgtgtccgactctgtgcgaccccagagacggcagcccaccaggctccccggtccctgggattctccaggcaagaacactggagtgggggcagagagctgCTAAGCCAGGGCAGAGGTAGGGCCATAAAGGAGCTGGGCACTCCTGCCCTGGCTTAGCAGCTCTCTGCCCCCAGGATGAACTTGTGCAGACCATTGGTGTGAGCGCGGCACTGGGGGCAGCCGGCGTGGTGCTCTGGGGGGACCTGAGCTTCTCCAGTTCTGAGGTGATCATTGCCCCCCCTCCAGCCTGCCACACAGCCCATGCTGGGGTCCCAGAGACAGGGAAAGACCATGGCAGGGCCATGGGACAGGAGCATTGATACGTCCCTCCCTTGTCCTCAGGAGGAGTGCTGGCATCTCCATGACTACCTACTGGGCACCCTGGGTCCCTATGTGATCAACGTGACCAGGGCAGCCGTGGCCTGCAGTAACCAGCGGTGCCACGGCCATGGCCGTTGTGCTTGGCAAAACCCAGGACAACTAGAAGTCTTTCTGCATCTGCAGCCAGATGGCAGCCCTGGAGCTTGGGAGTCCTTCAGCTGCCGATGTTACCACGGCTGGGCTGGCCCTACCTGCCAGGAGCCCAGGCCTGAGCTTGGGCCTGAAGAAGCACCATAAAGCCAGGAGTCACCTGCCCCTGACTGTCTTGTTCCTGCTGCCATTTTTCCAGTCCTGAAGGGAGGACTCTGTCCCCCTCTTGTTATATGTAGCTTATTGTCACTTCTCCCATGCACATACCCCACTTCCCATAGCACCCCTGGGGAGTGGAAGAGGCCAGAAGAAACACACCATTTTAAAACCAGAGGCCCTCTGAGATCACCTGATCCTCCTGACATGAAAGCAGCCCCAGGAAAAGTCAGTATGCCAAAAGGTTAAGGTTGCCAGCCCAGGGCTCTGTTCTACACCTCACTGAGTCTGCGCAGAGGTCACAGGAGACCcgtccagggatgggggagggggcccCCAAGGAGATTCTGGCTAACATCTGCTAAGTGCTAAGCTGTTGCCTCTACTCTGCTTTCATCATAAAGTTACTTTTTCTCTCACTGCCTGAGGTTTGGCTGGTCCCGAGTTCTTCCAAACCCACCACCCTTCCCGTGGTGAGCGTCCTGCTGCAAAATGCAGAGACATGCGGGTCCTGCGTGGTGGACAGCACAGTGCGGGCAGCTTCAGAGTTAATGACTACACGTGCTGGGGGGAGGGCGCAGGGCATTGTGGGTGCATAGTTCAGCTAGAGCGTCGTAGGCTTATGGGCTCCCCAGGAGTAGACTACAATTCCCGAGGTGCTCTGCGCCCAGCGTGGCGCCGGTAATCTGCGCACGCAGCACCTTGGGAATAGAAGTTTCGGCCGCGTGGATGCGGTCTGAGCCGAGTGGCTAGGGACTCGCCTTCCCGGCCACCCATTTAGCGGGGCGGGGCGCTTCGACCCATCTGGCAGGGCGGGGCGCCTCGCGAAGATGGTGGCGCGCGCAGCGTGTGGCTCCCGTCGTCTGCCTAGGTCTCAACTCAGCGCACCGGCCGGCGACTCGCTGGCCTGGAACCCCCCGCCGCCGGGTCCCTGACCCCCCGCCCTGTCGTGCCCGATTTGCGGCATGCCCCGCGCCCGAAAAGGCAGCGCGCCCCGCAGAGGCGGCCAGCGCCGCGGAGGAGGtaagttggggtggggtgggtggcgggGCACGGGGAAACTGAGGAACGTCAAACTAGGGTCCTGAGTGGGTTCCCGTCAGTGACCCTTAGAGTTCTCGGGTACAGATCATACCTTGCCCAGTCTGGTGCCGCCACCTGCAAACTCCCCCCGTGACGGGCACGTGCCCCAGAAGTCAGCGGCCACGTGTGCGTCTAACTTGAGCGTGCTGCCTGCGTGCCCCCTCGCTCCGGCTCGCTCCTGGTCCGCACCTGCCGGCCTTGGTTGGTTTCTCATTGCCTCTCTACCCAAGCTGTCCGCTGTGATATGGACAAACTGGCCAGACGGAGCTGGAAGCCCGTCCGCTCTCCAAACCCTGATCCTTTGCCGAACTGGACTAGGAAATAGGTAGGCGACCTGGCTTATCCTGGAGTACTGAGAGATAGGGTGATGGGGAAACTGCAAAATTTGGGGCCTTGACTGACCGGCTCTAGAAGGCAGATGAGCGCCCTGGGGCCCGAGGCAGTCCTGAGAGTCGCTTATCAGGTCGACCAGGAGGTGCAGCATATGTCCTGGTACAGTAAACAAGTTTATGTTTACCCAGCAGAGATGGGATGCCTTTTAGGCATGGCTGACATCTGGCCACCATTTTAATGGGGCTTGGGTGAGGGTGTTACCGAACCACACTTGGATTCACTTGCCTGGGAGCTATAAAGCCAGTCTAGTGATGAAACCGCAGAA is part of the Bubalus kerabau isolate K-KA32 ecotype Philippines breed swamp buffalo chromosome 20, PCC_UOA_SB_1v2, whole genome shotgun sequence genome and harbors:
- the NAA80 gene encoding LOW QUALITY PROTEIN: N-alpha-acetyltransferase 80 (The sequence of the model RefSeq protein was modified relative to this genomic sequence to represent the inferred CDS: deleted 1 base in 1 codon) translates to MPARGDPEIQLAKPTLDPTHQPELTLSPRLAELTLVSTCHSEMTLSSGSAQLTLDHAHQPEETPVPNLVELTLEPVHCRPELLDACADLINEQWPRSRASRLHSLGQSSDAFPLCLMLLSPRPTPEAAPIVVGHARLSRVLDRPQSLLVETVVVARALRGRGFGRRLMEGLEAFARARGFRRLHLTTHDQLHFYAHLGYQLGEPVQGLVFTSRRLPATLLNAFPRAPFPRSPCKVTPSLTAQAAPRVPKGSSSLPPPPLPEPLTSLPPPPAGPPPQSLLETQYQDLRGRPIFWMEKDI
- the HYAL3 gene encoding hyaluronidase-3, encoding MTMQLGLALVLGVALCLGCGQSLLRAPARPFSVLWNVPSAHCKNRFGVPLPLEALGISANRGQHFHGQNVTIFYKNQLGFYPYLGPRGTAHNGGIPQAVPLGRHLARAAHQIRRSLWPGFAGLAVLDWEEWCPLWAGNWGRRQVYRAASWAWAQWVFPNLDPQEQLHKARVGFEQAARALMEDTLWLGRALQPQGLWGFYRFPACGNGWRGTASKYTGHCHAAAVARNTQLRWLWAASSALFPSIYLPPRLPPAHYQAFVRYRLEEAFRVAVAGHPHPLPVLAYARLTHRSSGRFLSQDELVQTIGVSAALGAAGVVLWGDLSFSSSEEECWHLHDYLLGTLGPYVINVTRAAVACSNQRCHGHGRCAWQNPGQLEVFLHLQPDGSPGAWESFSCRCYHGWAGPTCQEPRPELGPEEAP